In the Candidatus Methylacidithermus pantelleriae genome, GAGCGACCGCGCCGGTTCGTGAATCGATTTCGTGGACGCCCGGGAGCCGGCAGTGCGCCGGAGCATGGCGCGGTTCCTCAGAACCAATCGCCGGATAAACATGTAGAGGCTTGCGTGGAGAACGATGAGGACAGGGGTTCGATTCCCCTCGCCTCCAAGCCTTCGCTTGCAAGCACTAAAAGCACACGGGGCCAGCCGGAACAGCACGCAGGCGGAACATTACTTTTACGGGATCACTCTGCCTCAAAGCCAATGGCTTGGCCAACCAGCCACAGCTTTTTGAATGTTGTCTGAGGACCGAATCCGGACGTGAATCTCCTCGTCGCCATTACTGAAGCGTGTCCCTCGCTCGCGATGCAGCGAGAGCAAAGGTTGCGCGCCGGATAGCATTCCCCTCACTGCCCTCCAGTTTTGAGCCATTCGCTCCAGAGTCGCGGTCGGCCATTGGGATTGGCGCGGGCATAATCGTAAAAGGCGCGGACGAACGCGATCCGGTCAGCGATATAAGGCGCCTTCCAGTTTCCGGGCGCTACCGGAGCCAGCACGTCATAGCCGTCGCCCAGCAATTTTTGACGCCGCACAATGGCTTCCAAGGAAATGCGCGCCGCGTTTCGCAGCATATCGTAAAGCACCATGAAAGTCGTAGTTCGGCCACGCCCAGCTTCGCAGTGGAAATAGGCCCAGCCGTCCGGCGGCATCTCCCGCGCAGCCAGAATAAACCGATCCACTTCTTCATCCATGGGACGCACGTGATCGGTCACGGGAATGCGCACGTACCGCGCACCGGCGGTTTCCACCAGATCGCGCTCGGTATTCACGTAATGGATCGTCACGCGCTGCGGCACCGCGGCGTCGCGACGCCCTTTCTTCACCGGCTCGCCAAATCGAATCGAAACCTCGCTGCCGGGCTTGAGCAATTGCACTTGTGCCGTTTCCTCGGTTTCGATTGCAGCCCGACTTCTGCCCACGTTAGCCCAGTCGTGCGTGGCAAACCAGCTCGCAGGCAGACCGTTGATGAAGATGTGCGTTTCCTGTCTTAAATCGAAAACGGTGACCGGCCCGCGAGTGCGGGCCAGCACAAGCTTGAGATTGTCGGCCGTAAATTGTCCACTGCCGGAGGCGCGAAGCTCCTTTAATCCAGCGTTCTCAAATGATTCGTCTGTTTCATTCTTCGGCAAGTCCTCAGTAGTGCGAAAGTTCCGCGGGAGAGCGCTGGCCTTCGCGGGGTCAATGTCCCAGATAAGTACCGGCGATGCAGCATCGGCCGGACGCACCGGCGGATGTTCCGGAGAGAGCGCCGCCACACAAAGTGCTCTGGCGAAATTGTAAAGAAGCGCCAGAAGACCACAGCGCCAGAACAAAAAAATGCCTCTCGTCATGGAAGCGTTTCTTTTTTCCATTGAACATAACTCCTGCCCCTTGGGCAAGAGCTCCCGCTGGTAATCGCTTTCCCACACATCGCGCTGAAAGTCTACAAAAGGCGCGGCATTGGTCT is a window encoding:
- a CDS encoding phosphatase domain-containing protein; protein product: MAVSVRSAAQTNAAPFVDFQRDVWESDYQRELLPKGQELCSMEKRNASMTRGIFLFWRCGLLALLYNFARALCVAALSPEHPPVRPADAASPVLIWDIDPAKASALPRNFRTTEDLPKNETDESFENAGLKELRASGSGQFTADNLKLVLARTRGPVTVFDLRQETHIFINGLPASWFATHDWANVGRSRAAIETEETAQVQLLKPGSEVSIRFGEPVKKGRRDAAVPQRVTIHYVNTERDLVETAGARYVRIPVTDHVRPMDEEVDRFILAAREMPPDGWAYFHCEAGRGRTTTFMVLYDMLRNAARISLEAIVRRQKLLGDGYDVLAPVAPGNWKAPYIADRIAFVRAFYDYARANPNGRPRLWSEWLKTGGQ